GCATCCTCCGTTGGATGGAGGCGGTGAGCCGCTCGCCCCACCCGAGGAACTGCGCCAGGGCCAGGCCCAGCAGCACACAGGCCACCGAGAGCTGGATGCGCAGGGCCTCCACGGGCCAGCGCCACGTGGTGCCCTCGAATCGCGGCGCCGTGAGGCGGAACGGGTTGAGCACGGCCAGCCAAGGCTCGCGCTCCTCGAGGACCGACTGCGTCAGCATCAGCACCGCCAGCACCGTCCAGCACAGCCGCCGCAACGGCGCCAGCGCCAGGGCCAGCGCCAGCACCGTGAACGCCTGCGCCACCCGCAGCACGGCGGCCACCGCCATCATGTCCAGGTGCAGGCCCGGCTCCAGCGAGGTGCTGGACACGAACTGGTGGAAGATCATCCACAGCATCGTCCCCAGCGGGAACACCAGCACGGTGGCGAGCGCGACGAGCAGCTTCACCCAGAAGAGCGTCCAGCGCGACGTGGGCAGCGCGTCGAGGAACTCCAGCGTGCGGTCATCCTGCTCGCGCACGAGCAGGCCGCAGCCCAGCGCGAAGGCGAGGATGAACGTCATCAGGGACAGGTCGCCGCCCGGTCTGAACCGCGTGAAGCTGTACGCGTAGGGCGAGAACCCCAGCGGCTCGGTCCCCAGGTCCGACACCACGTCGAGCGCGATGAAGAAGAGCGCGAGCCACAGGAACGGCCGCTGGTCACGCACCTCCTTGGCCACGAGCGGGCGGATCATCGGATCTCCTTTCTTTCCGCGAGCAGGCGGATGGGGCACCCGAGCGTCTCGGACTCCACCTGCACCACGAAGAGCCACCGGTCTCCTCTCGCGAGTCCCAGGGGAAGCCGCGTCCCGCTCGCGGAGGGCACCGTGTCCTGCCGGGAGAACTCGTGCGTGACCACCTCGTTCTCGAAGGGCTCGAGCTTGTGGTGCAGCAGCGCGTACCGGGCGGGAAGTGTCTGGCCTTCCACCGCCTGGAGGGTGTGCTCCAGCCGGAAGGTCTCCGCCGACTCCGCCACCAGGGACAGCGAAGGGGTCATCCCCGCCACCCGCTGCAACTCCTTCGCGTGCGTCTCGCGGTTCTCACGAAGTGCCTCGGACCAGCGTTGCAGCAGCTCCTCCTCGGAGAACCCGTCCTGCTCGCGCAGCAGCGAGGCCAGCCGTGGCTCGGTCCAGTATCCCCACAAGCCCGTGCCGGAGGGGCGCGCCAGGGTGTGCCGCATCAGCGCCTGGAAGGAGGACTCCCCGAGCCGTGTGTGCAGCGCCTGGATTCCCCGGGCGGCCAGCGCTCCCGACAGGCATGGCCCGAGGCGCTCGCGCGTGGTCAACCAGCTCCGGGCGTCGAAGCCCTCCCGCGAGGCCACCGCGGCCCTCGCTGGCAGCCGCTCCGCCTGTCCGCTCCGGTGCGCCCACCACGTGGTGAAGCCATCGAGCAGCCACTGCCGCTCCTCCCGCAGCACCACGCCCTCGCTGACGTGGATGAGCACCTCGCGGAAGAGGAAGGCCTCGAAGGCCCGCTCATCGAAGTCCGGCGCCGAGAGGTTCGCCCGCACCACGATGCCATCGGCCTTCTCGAGCTTCGCGCGCTGGAACACGTCCGCATCGAGCTCGCGGATGGGCAACACCGCCATGGCCGGAAGCCGCTCGAGCCCGAGGTAGTCGCTCAGCGCGAGCAGCTCCCGCGCGAGCCGCTCCGACAGCGCCCGGGCCCGCTCCCGTGGGAAGCCCACCCCCGAGGCCACCTGGACGGCGGACTCCTTCACGCGCGTCTGCTCCGCCTCGTGCAGGGCGAAGGGCTCTCGATCCTTCGCCCTGCCCAGCAGGGTGCTCGCCATCATGGACCCGCTGATGAGGCACGCGATGAACACCTTCTCCCGGTGGCTCATCTTCTGCGAGAACAGCTCGGTCAGCGTCCCATCCCGGTAGAGGAGCAGCCCGAAGCAGAGCGCCACCACCACCGCCGTGAGGGCCCAGCACGCGAGCAGGTCGTCCCAGGGGAGGCGCTGGCGCTCGAAGGCGAAGTCGGTGCCGAGCAGCGCGAACGGCCCGGTCTTGGAGAGATCGAGCTCGGTGACGTGGTCCACCGTGACGGCGGCGATGAACAGGAAGATGTAGAGGGGATTGCGGTAGCGGCCGAGCAGCCCGGCGAGCGCGAAGAAGCTCCAGCCCAGCAGCACCGGAGTGGCCGCGCGAAGGGAGAGCAGCAGGAGGAAGCGGGCGGTGACGTCCTCGTGGGCCCGGGCCCTGCTCCAGAGGTAGAGGAGGAACGCCGCGAGCGGCAGCAGCAGCACGGCCGCTCCCAGCACGAGCTTGGTGGCGAGGATGCGCGGGCGCGAGAGCGGAAGCGCCTCGAGGAAGAGCTGGGTCCGCTGGCCGTACTCACGCACCACCAGCCGGTGCCCCACGAAGAGGGCGCCCACGGTGGAGAGGAAGACGGCGGGCACCTGGAGCAGCGCGAACAGGCTGCCCTTGTCGTCGATGTCCTTCTGCGCCATCAGCAGCAGGAACAGCACGACGCCGAGGAGGAGGTTGAGAAGCAGCCACGAGACCCGGTGCTCGCGCCACTCCTTGAGGATCAAAGCCCGGCTCATGACTCGTCCGACCGCCGCGCGTAGGCGAGGAAGATGTTCTCCAGGGACAGCGTCTCCACTGTCTCTGGAGCGAAGGAACTGGTGGCCCAATCCCCGGGTGTCCCGAAGAGCACCAGGGCCAGGCGCCCATCCGGCAGGCGCTCGCGCCTCACGAGCGACAGGCCGGGCGGGAGCGGCTCCGGTGCGCTCTCCGCCGCCACGCGACGAACCGACTGGCGGAGCGTGTCGAGGCTCCCCTGGAAGCGCAGCCGGCCCTCGTGGAGGATGCCGATGCGGTGCGCCACCTCTTCCACCTCGCCGACGAGGTGCGAGGAGAAGAGCGCCGTCTGCCCCTCGCGCCGGACCTGGTCGCGGAGGATGTCGAGGAACTCGCGCCGCGCGACCGGATCCAACCCGGCGGTGGGCTCGTCGAGGATGAGCAGCGGCGGGCGGTGGGAGAGCGCGAGTGCCAGCCCCAGCTTCATCCGCGTGCCGCCGGAGAGCTGCGCGGCCTTGCGCTCCTTGGGCACGTCCAGCACGTGGAGCAGGTGCTGGAAGCGCGCGTCGTCCCAGTGCGGGTAGAAGCCGGAGACGAACTTCCCCAGCTCGAGCGCCGTCATCCACGGGTAGAAGACCTGCTCCTGCGACACGTAGCCGAGGTGCTGCTTCTGGGCCGCGCGCACCCGGCGGACCCGCTGGCCCATCAGCTCGATGTCACCGGTGTCCGGGCGGAGGATGCCCATCAGCATCCGCAGCGTGGTCGTCTTTCCCGCGCCGTTACGGCCGAGGAAGCCGTACACCTCGCCCCGCCGCAGCTCCAGGTCCACCCCGTTCACCGCCTTCACCTCGTGGAAGGCACGGGTGAGGCCCTGGGTGCGGAGGATGACCTCCGGCTCCGGCAGGGGCGCCGGCGGTGGCGCTTCGGGAGGCGGAGTGGGCACTGGCTCGACGAGCTCGGACATGGGGCGGCAGTCTATGCGTTCCCGGGCGGATGGAAGCACGGCCGGTGAGGAGCAGCAGGCCTGGCACGGGCAGCAGCCGCGAGAGGCCAGCCGGGCCCCCGTTCTCCGCGCTCCCACTCCGGGTGCCGGGCCGGTTCATGCCCTCCGGGCCGCTTGTTCACCCATGGTGTCTGGGGGCCTCCTGTGGGAGCCTCCCGCCGCCGCGAGGTCCCCCATCATGGAGCCACTCACCGAAGCGCAACGCAAGACACTGGAAGACCTCTACCGGCGCATCGACGAGCGCGTGTCCCCCATCACCGGGGCTCATGCCTGGTGGCCCTGCCGGAAGGGGTGCGACCACTGCTGCCGTCACCTGGCGGCGCCGCTGCCCGTCACCCGGCTGGAGTGGACGTACCTCTGGGAGGGCTTCCAGGCCCTGTCTCCCGAGGCGCGGGCGGAGGTCCGGGCCCGCGTGGCGGAGCTGAAGGGCACGCAGCGGCCCTATACCTGTCCCTTCCTCGACCGCGAGTCCGGCGGTTGCCGGGTGTACGCGCACCGGCCCATGGCCTGCCGGACGTATGGCTTCTACGTGAGCCGGGACAAGGGCAACTGGTGCCACTTCATCCTCGAGCTGCTGGAGAAGCACGGGGACGGGGACATCCTCTGGGGCAACCAGGAGGCCATGGAGGACACCCTGGCCCGGCTGAGTGGAGACACCCTGTCGATCTTCGACTGGTTCGACGCGGCGCCTACTGAGGGGTGTTGAGCTCGCGGAGCACCTCGCCCGCGTGACGCGCCTCGCCCGGGATGGTGGCCAGGTCGTCCAGGCTGATGATGCCCACCGGCTTCTTGTACGCGTCGAGCACCACCAGGCGCCGCACCGCCTTCTCCTCCATCAGGTGCTCGGCCTCGGAGAGGGGAGCGTCCGCATCGCAGGTGATGACGGCGTGGGTCATCGCCTCGCGCACCGGGGTGCGGTTCGGGTCCTTGCCCGCCGCCGTCGCGCGCACGGTGATGTCCCGGTCCGTCAGCATCCCAATGAGTTGATCTCCGTCCATGACGGGCAGTGCGCCGATACCGTACGAGCGCATCCGCTCCGCTGCCTCGCGCAGGGTGTCATCCGCCTCGATGGTCTCCAGGCTCTTCGTCATCAGCTCGCCGATGCGCATCCGCCGCCTCCTCGGGGCGCTTCGCGTCCCCATGTGTTCCCCGATGCTCACGTGCAATTCCTCCGCCGCGTGTGAGAAGGCCCGGTTCAGGCCGGTGCATGCTGGCGGGAGCCTGAGTCCGCGCCCAGCCAGGTGAAGTCCGGCATGTGCTCGTGCAGGTACTCCCGCATGCTGGCGATCAGCCCGGCTTCTACCTGGCGGGCCCGCTCGCGGCTGACCCGGAAGTGCTCTCCGATGGTCTGCAGCGTCTCGGGCTCCTCGGCCAGGAGCCGGTGCTCCAGGATGTAGCGCTCGCGCTCGTCGTGCAGCGCGTGGGCGAAGTCGCGGACCTTCTCGTGGAACCAGCGCGAGAGCTCCCGCCGTCCGAGCTCCTCGTCCACGTCCGGCTCGCCCGAGGGCAGTGCGCGTGCCGGGGCGGGGCGGCCCGAGTCGTCATCGGGGGTGGCCGCGTCCAGCCGCAGCTCGTCCTGGCGCAGCCGCTGATCCATCTCGACCACGTCTTCCTCGGCGACGCCCAGCCGCGCGGCCAGCAGCCGGGGGCTCGCCTCCTGCCCCGCGGCGAGCAGGCGGCCCTCCTCCTGCCTCATCCGGAAGAACAGCTTGCGCTGCACGTCCGTGGTCCCGAGCTTCACCAGCCGCCAGTTCTCCATGATGAAGCGCAGCAGGTAGGCGCGGATCCACCAGGCCGCGTAGGTGCACAGCCGCACGCCGCGCTCCGGCTCGAAGCGCTCCACGGCGATGACGAGGCCCAGGTTGCCCTCCTGGATGAGGTCCATCAGGAGGAGGGGAGGGCGGTGGTGCTCGCGGGCCAGCTTCACCACCAGCCGCAGGTTGGAGGCCACCAGCCGGGCCTGGGCCTTGGGATCTCCCCGCTCGCGGAAGTGCCGGGCGAGTGCCGCTTCCTCCTCGCGGGACAGCAGGGGATGGCGCCGCACCTCGGCCAGCCACGTGTCGAGCAGCGCGCGATCATCGGGCGTCAGCGTCCCACGGTAACCGCGGGGATGCTTCGATGACCGCGCCAGCCGGGCGGGGCGGAAGTGGGGGACCGGAAGCATTCAGGGACCTCGCGGGGATCACAGACGATCTGGGACCGGTGCCGCCGTGATGCAGCAAGCGTGCGAGGTGTTGGCCTTCCGGAGAGGCGCCCGGCTGCCCGCAAATCCTGCATGCGTGCGGGCGGCCGGGTGCAGAAGGTGCGGGGTCCCGACTCAGGCCCTCAGCCTTCACCTCCGCTGGTGCCCGGGTCCTTCTCCGCGCCGCGCCGCAGGCCCAGGGCCTTCATCTTCTTGTAGAAGTGGCCGCGCTCCAGATCGAGCAGCCGCGCGGCCTCGGTGACGTTGTCCTGCGTGTGCGCGAGCGTGAACAGGATGATCTCCCGCTCGGCGTCCTCCACCTGCTCGCGGAAGGTCCGGTCCACGCGGGGCCGGAAGCCGCTGCCAGGCGCGGGGGCCGCGGGCGCCGCCATGGGCACCGGGAGGGGAGGGGGACGCGGCGTGGAGGCCTCGGCGGACGGAGCCGCTGACGGCGGCACGACTCCCTTGCCCCGAGGCAGCAGCTCGGCGGCCTCCTGGCCCTGGACGACGGGGCCCTCGCAGAGGATGGCCAGCCGCTCCACCAGGTTGCGCAGCTCGCGCACGTTGCCCGGGTAGTCATAGGCGGACATCACCGCCAGGGCCTCGGGGGACAGGGACAGGGGCCGCCGCCCGTTCTTCGTGCACGCCTCCTTCAGGAAGGCGTCGATCAGCGCCGGGAGATCCTCCCGCCGCTCGCGCAGGGGGGGCGAGTGAATCTGCACCACGTTGATGCGGTAGTAGAGATCCTCGCGGAAGCGCCCGGCTTCGATCTCCTTCTCGAGGTTCTTGTTCGTCGCGGCGATGACGCGCACGTTCACCTTGAGGGTCTCCGCGCCGCCCACCCGCTCCAGCTCGCCCTCCTGCAGCACGCGCAACAGCTTGGTCTGCATGGCCTGGGGCATGTCGCCAATCTCATCCAGGAAGAGCGTGCCCTCGTGGGCCAGCTCGAACTTGCCGCGCCGCACGCTCACCGCGCCGGTGAAGGCGCCCTTCTCGTGGCCGAACAGCTCGCTCTCGATGAGCTCGTGCGGCACCGCCGCGCAGTTGAGCTTCACGAAGGGCCCGCTCTTGCGCTTGGAGTTCTGGTGCAGCGCCCGGGCGATGAGCTCCTTGCCGGTGCCGTTCTCCCCGGTGATGAGCACCCGGCCCTCGGAGGGCGCCGTGCGCTGGATGAGCGAGAAGATGCGCTGCATGGCCGGGCCGCTGCCCACCATGTCGTAGCGGCCCACCTCCGCACGCAGGGCCTGCAACTCCTCGAGCATCGCCTGCTGCTTGAGCGCGTTGCGCAGCGCCACCAGCAGCCTGTCCCGGGCGATGGGCTTCTCCAGGAAGTCGCGCGCGCCCAACTGCGTGGCCTTCACCGCCGTGTCGATGGTGCCGTGCCCGGACATCATGATGACGGGCAGCTCCGGTTTGAGCTCCATCAACCGGGCCAGGGCCGTCAGCCCGTCCATGTCCGGCATCTTCACGTCCATCAGCACCGCGTCCACCGGGCGCGCGGACACCACGTCCAGGGCCACCTGCCCACTGGCCGCCAGCTCCGTGCGGTAGCCCGCCAGCTGCAGCGACGTCTGGAGCGTCAGGAGGATGTTCTTCTCGTCATCGACGATGAGCACGGTGGAAGGCATGTCGAAGCACCTGGGGGCAGGGGCCACTGTGGCCGCCGGGCCGCACCGTCCCGGAAATCCGCCGTTCGTTCAAGCTCCAATCGGCGTGGGTTTTCTTGGCTTGTGAGACCCTGGGACTTCGCGCGTCACCTGTCCGCCGAGCGGCGTCGTTCAAGCGTTTTCTTTGAGTGCCCAAAGGATTGAGCATCAATCAAAGACTTGCATTGTCCGCTTCTTGTCAGTCTTTGGCCGAGTGTGATATTTCATCAGACTGCGACCTGGTGGAGCCATGGAAGCAGCCGTGGCCCGCTCGTCGTTCAAGGGGCAGACCAATGAAGGAATCGGCGTACCGGACGGCCGGTATGCGCGCTCGTGGTGTATCCACGAGAGTGCTTGGAGTGGCATGGCTCACGACGGCGCTGGCGTGCGGAGGCTCGGGAAACGAGTCCGGACAGCGGCTCGAGGGCTACCGTTCAGATGCGCCGTTGCACAAGGTTCAGCTCAGCGCGCAGCGGGCGGCGGAGCTGGAGAAGCAGGGCGCCAAGGTCCTCGGGGACTATGGCGCCTTCAAGCTGGTGCAGGTGGACACCGCCACGCTGGACTCGTTGCAGGCCGCGCCGGGCGTGGAGCTGCGTGACGATTACGATCACATCCTGCTGAACGCGGGAAGGATCGACACCACGACCGCGAGCGCGACGTCCCTGCGCGGCATGCGGAAGACGGCGTTCGTCGGCAAGCGCTTCCACCTGGTGCACTTCTCCGGCCCGGTGCGTGCCGAGTGGCTCGCGGAGCTGGAGGCCACGGGCGTCAAGGTGGTGACGTACGTCCCCAACAACGCCTACCTCGTCTACGGAGATGGCGCGGCGCTGGGCAGCCTGCAGCGGCACATCACCGCCTCTCCGGCCATCCAGTGGGACGGCGAGTACCTGGAGGACTACAAGCTGGAGCCCTCCATCCAGACGATCGACACGCCCACCTACGCCATCCAGCTCATCAAGGATGACGAGGCGAACGCGGAGACGCTGGCGCTCATCCGCGGGCTGCAGTCGCGCGAGGGCGTGGTCCAGGAGGCGATGGACTACGTGAACGTGGTGGCCTGGGTGGACCGCAAGGCGTTGGATCAGATCGTCCAGCGCCCGGACGTGCTGTCCATCCAGCCGCGCCCGCAGCGCAAGAAGTTCGACGAGCGGCAGGACATGGTCCTCGCCGGGCAGATCACCGGCACCGGGCCCACGGGGCCGGGCTACCTGGCGTGGCTGGCGTCCAAGGGCTTCACGCAGGCGCAGTTCACCGCGTCCGGCTTCGGCGTGGACGTGAGTGACAGCGGTCTGGACAACGGCACGGGGACGCCCAACCACTTCGGCCTGTACGTCAACGGGGATGTCACCGCCGCCAGCCGCGTCGTCTACGCCCGCCTGGAGGGCACGGCGAGCTCGGGCAGCACCATCCAGGGCTGCGATGGCCACGGCACCCTGAATGCCCACATCGTGGCGGGTTTCTCCAACAAGACCGGTGCGCCCTTCACGGACACCAACGGCTTCTCCCACGGCCTGGGCGTGGCGCCCTTCGTGAAGGTGGGCTCCTCGGTGGTGTTCGACCCGGGCACCTTCACGGATCCGGACTACGAGGACCTGCAGTCGCGCGCGTACCGGGACGGCATGCGCATCAGCTCCAACAGCTGGGGCGCCGGCTCGGATCTGTACGATGCGGACGCGCAGCGGTACGACGCGCTGGTGCGCGACGCGCAGCCCACGGGCTCGGCGGTGCCGAATCCGGGCAACCAGGAGATGTTCATCGCCTTCGCGGCGGGCAACGACGGCCCCACCGTGGGCTCCATCGGCACGCCCGCCACGGCGAAGAACGTCATGAGCGTGGGCGCCTCGGAGAACGTCCGGCCCTTTGGTGCCGCGGATGGCTGCGACACGCCGGACAGCGAGGCCAACAGCCTCTATGACGTGGCGTCCTTCTCCGGCCGTGGCCCCACCGCCGACGGCCGCAAGAAGCCGGACATCCAGGCTCCGGGCACGCACGTCGGAGGTGGCGTGGCCCAGGTGGCGGGCCAGCGCGCCACCACGCCGGCCAACCCCAATGGCTCGGCGCTCTCCTGCTTCACCAGCCTGGGAGACGGCGTCTGCGGCGGCACCGGCGGCAGCCTCTTCTTCCCGTCGAGCCAGCAGTGGTACTCGGCTTCCTCGGGCACCAGCCACTCCACGCCCGCGGTGGCGGGAGCGGCGGCCCTCGTCCGCCAGTACTTCATCAACCAGGGCAGCACTCCGCCCAGCCCGGCGATGACGAAGGCCTTCCTGATGGGCTCCACCCGCTACATGACGGGCACGGGGGCCAACGACTCGCTC
The sequence above is drawn from the Archangium gephyra genome and encodes:
- a CDS encoding ABC transporter ATP-binding protein, which codes for MSELVEPVPTPPPEAPPPAPLPEPEVILRTQGLTRAFHEVKAVNGVDLELRRGEVYGFLGRNGAGKTTTLRMLMGILRPDTGDIELMGQRVRRVRAAQKQHLGYVSQEQVFYPWMTALELGKFVSGFYPHWDDARFQHLLHVLDVPKERKAAQLSGGTRMKLGLALALSHRPPLLILDEPTAGLDPVARREFLDILRDQVRREGQTALFSSHLVGEVEEVAHRIGILHEGRLRFQGSLDTLRQSVRRVAAESAPEPLPPGLSLVRRERLPDGRLALVLFGTPGDWATSSFAPETVETLSLENIFLAYARRSDES
- a CDS encoding YkgJ family cysteine cluster protein, which gives rise to MEPLTEAQRKTLEDLYRRIDERVSPITGAHAWWPCRKGCDHCCRHLAAPLPVTRLEWTYLWEGFQALSPEARAEVRARVAELKGTQRPYTCPFLDRESGGCRVYAHRPMACRTYGFYVSRDKGNWCHFILELLEKHGDGDILWGNQEAMEDTLARLSGDTLSIFDWFDAAPTEGC
- a CDS encoding CBS domain-containing protein, translating into MRIGELMTKSLETIEADDTLREAAERMRSYGIGALPVMDGDQLIGMLTDRDITVRATAAGKDPNRTPVREAMTHAVITCDADAPLSEAEHLMEEKAVRRLVVLDAYKKPVGIISLDDLATIPGEARHAGEVLRELNTPQ
- a CDS encoding RNA polymerase factor sigma-32 codes for the protein MLPVPHFRPARLARSSKHPRGYRGTLTPDDRALLDTWLAEVRRHPLLSREEEAALARHFRERGDPKAQARLVASNLRLVVKLAREHHRPPLLLMDLIQEGNLGLVIAVERFEPERGVRLCTYAAWWIRAYLLRFIMENWRLVKLGTTDVQRKLFFRMRQEEGRLLAAGQEASPRLLAARLGVAEEDVVEMDQRLRQDELRLDAATPDDDSGRPAPARALPSGEPDVDEELGRRELSRWFHEKVRDFAHALHDERERYILEHRLLAEEPETLQTIGEHFRVSRERARQVEAGLIASMREYLHEHMPDFTWLGADSGSRQHAPA
- a CDS encoding sigma-54-dependent transcriptional regulator, which gives rise to MPSTVLIVDDEKNILLTLQTSLQLAGYRTELAASGQVALDVVSARPVDAVLMDVKMPDMDGLTALARLMELKPELPVIMMSGHGTIDTAVKATQLGARDFLEKPIARDRLLVALRNALKQQAMLEELQALRAEVGRYDMVGSGPAMQRIFSLIQRTAPSEGRVLITGENGTGKELIARALHQNSKRKSGPFVKLNCAAVPHELIESELFGHEKGAFTGAVSVRRGKFELAHEGTLFLDEIGDMPQAMQTKLLRVLQEGELERVGGAETLKVNVRVIAATNKNLEKEIEAGRFREDLYYRINVVQIHSPPLRERREDLPALIDAFLKEACTKNGRRPLSLSPEALAVMSAYDYPGNVRELRNLVERLAILCEGPVVQGQEAAELLPRGKGVVPPSAAPSAEASTPRPPPLPVPMAAPAAPAPGSGFRPRVDRTFREQVEDAEREIILFTLAHTQDNVTEAARLLDLERGHFYKKMKALGLRRGAEKDPGTSGGEG